A single region of the Micropterus dolomieu isolate WLL.071019.BEF.003 ecotype Adirondacks linkage group LG18, ASM2129224v1, whole genome shotgun sequence genome encodes:
- the inka2 gene encoding PAK4-inhibitor INKA2 isoform X2: MKEAGDGLHAQMNSMMGALQELKLLQVQTALENLDISGRPINRGLPHPALSDPPEASATAASTSGNYHRPCFRQTMREEHSHSPMPSPRPSLESRNTFSRDDRSPSQNRSSLGTSSSSASSLESEISERSERSERSARCENDLESIPKRWSGYAAPQVDFYGPMVGNPPPEPYTHPQAPSRAQVVDLPGILYSLSREGPSLDSDYSQDSTDDGSDWTSSLMSRSRNRQPLVLGDNVFADLVGNWLDLPEVERDEGEEEESNKRREERTADGGADRPDTPAHPLRLSRSQEICRKFSLTTNIFKKFLRSVRPDRDKLLKERPGWMAPELPEGDLFKRHKKLVSKSSKGSFYLPFWASGQQGKGRPCPHLAEAERNHQHYFPQAHQQPFAGIYLDRRQPETGLEKMQPLFDYNTAVWV, encoded by the coding sequence ATGAAAGAAGCCGGAGATGGCCTCCACGCTCAGATGAATTCAATGATGGGAGCCCTCCAGGAACTCAAGCTTCTTCAGGTTCAGACAGCGCTAGAAAACCTTGATATTTCAGGTCGGCCCATTAACAGAGGACTCCCACATCCTGCTCTGTCAGATCCTCCTGAAGCGTCAGCTACAGCGGCTTCAACCTCGGGCAATTATCACAGACCCTGCTTTCGCCAAACCATGCGTGAGGAGCACAGCCACAGTCCGATGCCAAGTCCAAGGCCGTCTCTGGAAAGCAGAAACACCTTCAGCCGAGATGACAGGAGCCCGTCTCAAAACAGAAGCAGCCTGGGAACCTCGTCCTCCTCTGCATCCAGCCTTGAGAGTGAGATAAGTGAAAGAAGTGAAAGAAGTGAAAGAAGTGCACGTTGCGAGAATGACCTTGAGTCTATACCCAAGAGGTGGTCGGGATATGCCGCCCCGCAGGTGGATTTCTATGGACCTATGGTGGGAAACCCTCCGCCAGAGCCCTACACTCATCCACAGGCTCCCAGTCGTGCTCAGGTGGTGGACCTCCCCGGGATCCTGTACAGCCTCTCAAGAGAGGGCCCTTCATTGGACAGTGACTACTCCCAGGACAGTACAGACGACGGCAGCGACTGGACTTCTTCGCTCATGAGCCGCAGCCGCAACCGTCAGCCCTTAGTGCTGGGTGACAACGTCTTTGCCGACCTCGTGGGAAACTGGCTGGACTTGCCCGAGGTGGAAAGGGATGAgggggaagaagaggagagtaacaagaggagagaggagaggacagctGATGGAGGGGCGGACAGACCGGACACACCAGCGCACCCTCTCCGCCTCAGCCGCTCGCAGGAGATCTGCAGGAAGTTCTCGTTAACAACAAACATCTTCAAGAAGTTCCTGCGCAGCGTCAGGCCAGACAGGGACAAGCTTCTCAAGGAGAGGCCTGGCTGGATGGCTCCTGAACTGCCAGAGGGTGACCTCTTCAAAAGGCATAAGAAACTGGTTTCTAAAAGTTCAAAAGGCAGCTTCTACCTGCCATTCTGGGCAAGCGGACAGCAGGGCAAAGGCAGGCCGTGTCCGCATCTAGCTGAAGCAGAGAGGAACCACCAACACTACTTCCCCCAGGCCCACCAGCAGCCATTTGCTGGGATTTACTTAGACAGGAGACAGCCAGAGACTGGTCTGGAGAAAATGCAGCCCTTGTTTGACTACAACACAGCTGTGTGGGTCTGA
- the inka2 gene encoding PAK4-inhibitor INKA2 isoform X1 encodes MEQQLSKPECKNMDACLRRLKQELVSMKEAGDGLHAQMNSMMGALQELKLLQVQTALENLDISGRPINRGLPHPALSDPPEASATAASTSGNYHRPCFRQTMREEHSHSPMPSPRPSLESRNTFSRDDRSPSQNRSSLGTSSSSASSLESEISERSERSERSARCENDLESIPKRWSGYAAPQVDFYGPMVGNPPPEPYTHPQAPSRAQVVDLPGILYSLSREGPSLDSDYSQDSTDDGSDWTSSLMSRSRNRQPLVLGDNVFADLVGNWLDLPEVERDEGEEEESNKRREERTADGGADRPDTPAHPLRLSRSQEICRKFSLTTNIFKKFLRSVRPDRDKLLKERPGWMAPELPEGDLFKRHKKLVSKSSKGSFYLPFWASGQQGKGRPCPHLAEAERNHQHYFPQAHQQPFAGIYLDRRQPETGLEKMQPLFDYNTAVWV; translated from the exons ATGGAACAACAGCTCTCCAAACCAGAATGCAAAAACATGGATGCGTGTCTGAGACGACTGAAGCAAGAACTG GTGTCTATGAAAGAAGCCGGAGATGGCCTCCACGCTCAGATGAATTCAATGATGGGAGCCCTCCAGGAACTCAAGCTTCTTCAGGTTCAGACAGCGCTAGAAAACCTTGATATTTCAGGTCGGCCCATTAACAGAGGACTCCCACATCCTGCTCTGTCAGATCCTCCTGAAGCGTCAGCTACAGCGGCTTCAACCTCGGGCAATTATCACAGACCCTGCTTTCGCCAAACCATGCGTGAGGAGCACAGCCACAGTCCGATGCCAAGTCCAAGGCCGTCTCTGGAAAGCAGAAACACCTTCAGCCGAGATGACAGGAGCCCGTCTCAAAACAGAAGCAGCCTGGGAACCTCGTCCTCCTCTGCATCCAGCCTTGAGAGTGAGATAAGTGAAAGAAGTGAAAGAAGTGAAAGAAGTGCACGTTGCGAGAATGACCTTGAGTCTATACCCAAGAGGTGGTCGGGATATGCCGCCCCGCAGGTGGATTTCTATGGACCTATGGTGGGAAACCCTCCGCCAGAGCCCTACACTCATCCACAGGCTCCCAGTCGTGCTCAGGTGGTGGACCTCCCCGGGATCCTGTACAGCCTCTCAAGAGAGGGCCCTTCATTGGACAGTGACTACTCCCAGGACAGTACAGACGACGGCAGCGACTGGACTTCTTCGCTCATGAGCCGCAGCCGCAACCGTCAGCCCTTAGTGCTGGGTGACAACGTCTTTGCCGACCTCGTGGGAAACTGGCTGGACTTGCCCGAGGTGGAAAGGGATGAgggggaagaagaggagagtaacaagaggagagaggagaggacagctGATGGAGGGGCGGACAGACCGGACACACCAGCGCACCCTCTCCGCCTCAGCCGCTCGCAGGAGATCTGCAGGAAGTTCTCGTTAACAACAAACATCTTCAAGAAGTTCCTGCGCAGCGTCAGGCCAGACAGGGACAAGCTTCTCAAGGAGAGGCCTGGCTGGATGGCTCCTGAACTGCCAGAGGGTGACCTCTTCAAAAGGCATAAGAAACTGGTTTCTAAAAGTTCAAAAGGCAGCTTCTACCTGCCATTCTGGGCAAGCGGACAGCAGGGCAAAGGCAGGCCGTGTCCGCATCTAGCTGAAGCAGAGAGGAACCACCAACACTACTTCCCCCAGGCCCACCAGCAGCCATTTGCTGGGATTTACTTAGACAGGAGACAGCCAGAGACTGGTCTGGAGAAAATGCAGCCCTTGTTTGACTACAACACAGCTGTGTGGGTCTGA